From Haliotis asinina isolate JCU_RB_2024 chromosome 8, JCU_Hal_asi_v2, whole genome shotgun sequence, a single genomic window includes:
- the LOC137293574 gene encoding thyroid receptor-interacting protein 11-like isoform X3, translated as MSWLGGSISSLTGQISNLTKDILTEGTEEVSDHATELRLAQEKITEFQTLCGALKTENDRLKIFNRELEEKAESSELQINSISSQYRDVLQEKENELKELKKKHHEILEHQAKSALSPLTAPSTVPAHSQPGSLSTQTGLGFSEGIGGSEWDLGDNISLQHEINRLRQEATRLQTEAQHWKSVAGQLSQGDTSNEQFEASNAEIIQLRDRTKELERQLVQARDHQQHEIVSLQDVHTDKMAAIKKKHKQEIADLRKQIAALEQQLSDSRDNDSVRHGSSNLPEADRPGLTSESDVDDLRRELQQLHTQLSKVNTEKNKIETAKRHLEGVLEELQTEVGKLQDERDVYVEKIKLLDSTVADQRAQLETLKKAAGDDVIQLKEALEQALSEKGSLEKELGQVGQSLFDTKQRLLEQLDANHQGQVKSTLVEAKSLSTHLTTEAAAIVESLGSHSHQQLTAELLGSLEKENLYLKEQNLKFQEQITLLERAASTQAQERIQCEETISRLKGQLKEDVDESSSISTLNDSLSTGSVRTVDGSDISELSRRNRELDLKVEQLQIEVDKYKTDIDQFEFVKSDWQLEKESLEEVLLQLRKQLQEREMELNIALAQKGLAEVKRQEKKSKATERTPAGEVVEETIVAEHQDLLQTGETTLEADIETFAVQAQRLSDANLQLEEERDQLEADKAALEEKVKLLENNVSTLEKSVQSEKQASPVQQQLEQRLKQHEKEMKAMEQEKLDLESSLEELDLQHQQAMDKLISIRDNLSQQVDTLNTSLSQKDTEIAQLSDELEQSRAQIEKVASSSQDQTDAAEGLDEGLVKELQSKLEKMQSEKEKEIQDLKEKCQNAAVAVNDLHMDKRELQEELGKMKQEITGKVSKLKEMREDHTRVVEENKDLRERLQEAEDEIEDWQERNEQTQVLQKQAGNKEIEELRNENSELKSKLEEYFTACENEKTRISRLLAENQRLSAQTEQFEVKKKESMHQASQALHDRISVLETQFDAVTLDKVNLEKEISQLEDKLHSQTKHYEHYIQELQNSQDKDASALQQDHQAMMQTCHEKELAIGELQSQINSLQSELEMTKETMQTSVDSHEQLTSILKEKDDEISSLKSANIELNTEYEELCAHMKEQEVLMESMKGMEKLLAASKEEIQRLRTEIEVNKMNMEQQKPDDMDQSKTLEVITELEKELALCKDKISQLEETVYAQESLINDHKAGITQLNEKHELHIREIEEERTKLARQDDLILILQEKSAEKEDEIADLKNKLTRASSLVEANKLQLLSEEDSSQCHPVLPALEYPEKAAIEYTPPSRKMDKQESLDKDDFDRDTSDKIETISKDIGELQLRLQEKDLVIQELQSNNASLLTMLEAKSLTSHGDKTLVSVHKLENEVKALKMEREQIMAVMTEKSRESSSLKAEVHRLMSVVSAEKSALDKLQEDNNQLQNRENPVDDMQREALQNLSRLVRDRELEIEALKQKNDTLLAVLQDSSQETQGSQINSLLQDKDNLSKQVMTFQAEREQMITYLNQKHQESVTYHNEIQRLTALVSTQTEQFETLNRNYTNLVPQFEDKTQTLLKTQNELLNYKQKYNELEIKYGELLGRSNMSETIDMATYNTKEVELQKTQDRLSELQQEVNDRDQKIQSLSSKIHELESIVSSKEAERISFKKQADNLTFQLQGLQTELHDFRTERVSTQQKSSEIDSELQVLKDTNNQLTLSLREKEFELTSLREKTATLTTLLQQQQGEKGQVDHLVQENASLHQQTVQYQQERDQAIMALQQKHSDVEELNKEIARLKEREMKLSRELERLRQHLLQIEEGYTGEALEAEEREKELRNRLAVAEEKILSSSSAVQSASQAANEQVETLKHQLQGVTSQRDAAYMQMTAMQEQCQQYAASLANLQMVLEQFQQDKDAQIAADTERYQDEIKILKDKMNTLQRTLDTTTSELEEASDGLEAAARLSEQLDKKEEAVAALKEEVLLREKSLKAAEEEIRKLTTSTEAKVDKLLMKNMLIGYFQTPSNQRSEVIHMMGGVLNFHPDDYAKIDQNRSSWVAGFLRFGSPRSGPTPPTTPVRGGRKAPSLDQSFSQLFVKFLEKESSPPPPPVRMPAEKMAQEVTDKHKENQKPVFNPFTAPRHVSMPLSIGEQTATTKPHILMAPMSPVTQTNPLIAPMSGDALSKGGSGRSTPQNSSAILKDVLGSR; from the exons GATTTTCCGAAGGCATCGGTGGATCTGAATGGGACCTTGGTGACAATATCAGTCTCCAGCATGAAATCAACCGGCTGCGTCAAGAGGCCACACGACTCCAGACTGAGGCTCAACACTGGAAATCAGTAGCAGGACAACTG AGCCAAGGCGATACAAGCAATGAACAGTTTGAAGCCAGCAACGCTGAAATCATCCAGCTTCGCGACAGAACCAAG GAATTGGAACGTCAGCTGGTACAGGCTAGGGATCATCAGCAACATGAAATTGTCTCCCTTCAGGATGTACACACAGACAAGATGGCCGCCATAAAGAAAAAACACAAGCAGGAGATAGCTGACCTAAGGAAACAGATTGCAGCACTTGAGCAACAGCTAAGTGACA GTCGGGACAATGACAGTGTGAGACATGGATCCTCCAACCTGCCAGAGGCTGACAGACCTGGACTGACTTCTGAATCTGATGTTGATGACCTGAGACGTGAGCTGCAGCAGCTGCACACACAGCTGTCCAAGGTCAACACAGAGAAGAACAAG ATCGAGACAGCAAAGCGCCACCTTGAGGGAGTGTTGGAGGAACTCCAGACCGAGGTGGGCAAGCTGCAGGATGAAAGAGATGTCTATGTGGAGAAGATCAAACTCTTGGACTCGACTGTTGCAGACCAGCGGGCTCAACTGGAGACACTGAAGAAAGCTGCTGGAGATGATGTCATACAGTTGAAGGAGGCTCTTGAAC aagcCCTCTCAGAAAAAGGTTCCTTGGAAAAAGAGCTGGGACAGGTTGGCCAATCTTTGTTTGACACGAAACAGAGACTCTTGGAGCAGCTGGATGCAAACCAT CAAGGGCAGGTGAAGTCTACTCTGGTGGAAGCCAAGTCTCTCAGTACCCACCTAACCACTGAGGCAGCTGCCATTGTGGAGTCTCTGGGCAGTCATAGCCATCAGCAGCTCACCGCAG AGCTGCTTGGATCACTTGAGAAAGAAAATCTGTACTTGAAAGAACAGAATCTCAAGTTCCAAGAGCAGATAACTCTGTTAGAGCGAGCAGCAAGCACACAAGCCCAGGAAAGGATCCAGTGTGAGGAAACCATCTCTAGACTGAAGGGGCAGTTGAAAGAGG ATGTGGATGAATCCAGTTCTATATCAACACTCAATGACAGTCTTTCCACTGGCAGTGTCAG GACAGTTGATGGCAGCGACATATCTGAACTCTCACGCAGGAATCGTGAACTTGACCTCAAGGTGGAACAGCTTCAGATAGAGGTTGACAAATACAAAACAGACATTGACCAGTTTGAATTTGTGAAGTCTGATTGGCAGCTGGAGAAAGAATCTCTGGAAGAAGTCTTACTACAGCTGCGCAAGCAGCTTCAGGAGCGGGAGATGGAGCTCAACATCGCACTTGCCCAGAAG GGTCTAGCTGAGGTGAAACGGCAGGAGAAAAAGTCCAAGGCGACAGAAAGAACTCCG GCAGGAGAAGTAGTTGAGGAAACAATCGTGGCAGAACACCAGGATCTGCTGCAGACAGGGGAGACGACTCTTGAGGCTGACATTGAAACATTTGCTGTCCAGGCTCAAAGACTGAGTGATGCCAACTTACAGCTTGAGGAGGAGAGAGATCAGCTTGAGGCTGACAAG GCTGCACTTGAAGAAAAGGTCAAACTTTTAGAAAACAATGTGTCCACTTTAGAGAAGTCAGTACAAAGTGAAAAACAAG CATCTCCCGTGCAGCAGCAGCTGGAACAAAGACTCAAACAGCATGAGAAAGAGATGAAAGCAATGGAACAGGAGAAGCTGGACTTAGAGTCCAGCCTAGAGGAGCTGGACCTGCAGCATCAGCAAGCCATGGACAAACTCATCAGTATTCGGGACAACCTCTCCCAGCAGGTGGACACACTAAACACTAGTCTTTCACAGAAGGATACAGAAATTGCACAGCTCAGTGATGAACTGGAACAGTCCCGGGCGCAAATTGAAAAAGTTGCTTCATCATCACAGGACCAAACTGATGCCGCTGAAGGTTTGGATGAGGGCCTGGTTAAGGAGCTCCAGTCTAAGCTGGAGAAGATGCAGTCTGAAAAAGAGAAGGAGATTCAAGATTTGAAGGAGAAGTGTCAGAATGCTGCTGTTGCAGTTAATGATCTGCATATGGACAAGCGTGAGCTCCAGGAGGAGCTGGGAAAAATGAAACAGGAGATTACAGGGAAGGTGTCCAAGTTGAAAGAGATGAGGGAGGACCACACTCGGGTGGTGGAGGAGAATAAGGATCTGAGAGAGAGGTTGCAGGAAGCAGAGGATGAGATTGAGGACTGGCAGGAGAGGAATGAACAAACTCAGGTACTCCAGAAGCAGGCTGGGAATAAAGAGATTGAGGAACTGAGAAATGAAAACTCTGAACTGAAATCAAAACTTGAGGAGTATTTTACAGCCTGTGAGAATGAAAAGACTAGAATTTCTCGGCTTTTGGCTGAGAATCAGAGATTGTCTGCTCAAACTGAACAGTTTgaagttaaaaaaaaagaaagtatGCATCAGGCATCACAAGCTCTGCATGACAGAATATCAGTGTTGGAGACACAGTTTGATGCTGTGACTTTAGACAAGGTAAATCTTGAGAAGGAGATAAGTCAGTTGGAGGATAAACTCCATTCTCAGACAAAACATTATGAGCATTATATCCAGGAACTGCAGAACAGCCAAGACAAAGATGCCTCAGCCTTACAGCAAGACCATCAGGCCATGATGCAGACTTGTCATGAGAAGGAGCTTGCAATTGGTGAACTGCAGTCTCAGATTAACTCCTTACAATCGGAACTGGAAATGACTAAAGAAACAATGCAAACATCTGTTGATAGTCATGAGCAGCTGACTTCTATTTTGAAGGAGAAAGATGATGAAATTTCTTCACTGAAGTCAGCAAATATTGAGTTAAATACTGAGTATGAAGAGTTGTGTGCCCATATGAAGGAACAGGAAGTCCTCATGGAGAGTATGAAAGGTATGGAGAAACTCCTCGCTGCTTCGAAGGAGGAGATTCAGAGATTACGAACAGAAATTGAGGTGAATAAGATGAACATGGAACAGCAGAAGCCTGATGACATGGATCAGTCAAAGACATTGGAGGTTATCACTGAGCTTGAGAAAGAGCTTGCTTTGTGCAAAGACAAAATATCTCAGTTAGAGGAAACTGTCTATGCTCAGGAGTCCTTGATTAATGATCACAAGGCAGGAATTACTCAGTTAAATGAAAAACACGAATTGCATATTAGGGAAATTGAAGAAGAAAGAACAAAGCTCGCAAGACAGGATGATTTAATTTTGATTCTACAAGAGAAATCTGCAGAAAAGGAGGATGAAATTGCAGATTTGAAAAACAAGTTGACAAGAGCCTCATCCTTAGTGGAAGCTAACAAGTTGCAGTTGCTCAGTGAAGAAGATAGTTCTCAATGTCACCCTGTCCTACCTGCTCTTGAATACCCAGAGAAGGCAGCCATAGAATACACCCCACCATCAAGGAAGATGGATAAACAAGAAAGTCTGGATAAGGATGATTTTGATCGTGACACGTCTGACAAGATTGAGACAATTTCAAAGGATATTGGTGAACTTCAGCTCCGCCTGCAAGAGAAGGATCTTGTGATTCAAGAACTTCAGAGCAATAATGCCTCATTACTGACGATGCTGGAGGCCAAGTCCCTGACATCGCATGGGGATAAAACTCTCGTCAGTGTGCATAAGCTGGAAAATGAGGTCAAGGCTCTTAAGATGGAGCGAGAACAGATCATGGCAGTGATGACCGAGAAATCCCGCGAGTCAAGTTCACTGAAAGCTGAGGTGCATCGTTTGATGAGTGTTGTGTCTGCAGAAAAGAGTGCCCTGGACAAGCTGCAGGAGGACAACAACCAGCTACAGAACAGGGAGAATCCTGTTGATGACATGCAGAGGGAGGCATTGCAGAACTTGTCTCGTCTTGTTCGTGATCGGGAATTGGAGATTGAGGCACTGAAACAGAAAAATGACACACTCCTGGCTGTGCTGCAAGACTCTTCTCAGGAAACACAAGGGTCTCAGATCAATTCTCTCCTCCAAGACAAAGATAACCTAAGCAAGCAGGTGATGACATTTCAGGCTGAGCGAGAACAGATGATCACCTACCTCAACCAAAAACACCAGGAGAGTGTGACATATCATAATGAAATTCAGAGACTCACTGCATTGGTGTCCACTCAGACTGAACAGTTTGAAACTCTAAATCGCAACTACACTAATCTAGTTCCTCAGTTTGAAGATAAAACACAGACTCTTCTTAAAACACAAAATGAACTTTTAAATTATAAACAGAAATATAATGAATTAGAAATTAAATATGGGGAGTTGTTAGGAAGGTCCAACATGAGTGAAACTATTGACATGGCAACTTACAATACTAAGGAGGTTGAGCTCCAGAAAACTCAGGACAGATTATCAGAACTACAACAGGAAGTTAATGATCGGGATCAGAAGATTCAGAGCCTGTCTTCAAAGATTCATGAACTGGAAAGTATAGTGTCAAGTAAAGAAGCTGAGAGGATTAGTTTTAAAAAGCAGGCTGATAATTTGACATTTCAGCTTCAGGGCTTGCAAACAGAGCTTCACGACTTTCGAACTGAAAGGGTATCCACACAACAGAAATCCTCTGAAATAGATTCAGAACTGCAGGTTTTGAAAGATACCAATAATCAATTGACATTGTCTCTCAGAGAGAAGGAGTTTGAGTTAACAAGCTTGCGAGAGAAGACGGCGACATTGACAACACTACTACAGCAGCAGCAGGGTGAGAAAGGGCAGGTTGACCACCTTGTCCAGGAGAACGCCTCACTACATCAACAGACTGTTCAGTACCAGCAGGAAAGGGACCAGGCCATCATGGCCCTCCAGCAAAAACACTCTGATGTGGAGGAGCTCAATAAAGAG ATCGCCCGTCTGAAGGAGAGGGAAATGAAACTGAGTCGGGAACTGGAGCGACTGAGACAGCATCTGCTTCAG ATTGAGGAAGGCTACACTGGGGAAGCTCTGGAGGCCGAGGAGAGAGAGAAGGAGTTGAGGAATAGGCTTGCTGTGGCTGAGGAGAAGATCCTGTCATCCAGCTCAGCAGTACAGAGTGCCAG CCAAGCAGCTAATGAGCAGGTGGAGACATTGAAGCATCAGCTGCAAGGAGTGACCAGTCAGCGTGATGCTGCCTATATGCAAATGACTGCCATGCAGGAACAGTGCCAACAGTACGCTGCCTCCCTTGCCAACCTACAGATGGTGCTTGAACAGTTCCAGCAGG ACAAAGATGCTCAGATTGCTGCTGACACAGAGAGGTACCAAGATGAGATAAAGATCCTGAAAGACAAGATGAACACCCTGCAGAGAACACTTGACACTACAACG AGTGAGCTTGAGGAGGCCTCAGATGGACTGGAGGCAGCAGCTCGTCTGAGTGAACAGCTTGACAAAAAGGAGGAGGCTGTTGCTGCGTTGAAGGAGGAGG TCCTGCTACGAGAGAAGTCTCTGAAGGCAGCAGAGGAGGAGATCAGGAAGCTGACAACAAGCACTGAGGCTAAGGTTGACAA GTTGTTGATGAAGAACATGCTGATAGGCTATTTCCAAACACCATCTAATCAACGCAGTGAGGTCATTCACATGATGGGTGGGGTCCTCAACTTCCATCCAGACGACTATGCAAAG ATTGATCAGAATCGGTCCAGCTGGGTCGCAGGATTCCTCAGATTTGGGTCCCCTCGGTCAGGCCCCACTCCACCAACAACACCTGTACGTGGAGGCCGGAAGGCACCTTCACTGGACCAG TCTTTCTCCCAGCTGTTTGTCAAGTTCCTTGAGAAAGAATCATCTCCTCCCCCACCGCCGGTCCGAATGCCAGCCGAGAAGATGGCCCAGgaggtcacagacaaacacaaagAGAACCAGAAGCCAGTGTTCAACCCGTTCACCGCCCCCAGACATGTGTCCATGCCTCTTAGTATTGGGGAGCAGACTGCCACCACCAAACCCCACATCCTGATGGCGCCCATGTCTCCTGTCACACAGACCAATCCACTCATCGCCCCCATGTCGGGTGATGCGCTCAGTAAGGGCGGATCTGGCAGGTCCACACCACAGAATTCTAGTGCAATTCTTAAAGATGTTCTTGGCTCCAGATGA